A single region of the Fimbriimonadaceae bacterium genome encodes:
- a CDS encoding GxxExxY protein: MNKARLNEVTGKIVDIAYKIHSQYGPGLLESAYQSLLEYELSKAGLRFESQKAIPIIHEGVHLGDGYRADLLVEGLVIVEVKSIEAIADVHIKQILTYLRLSGVKVGLLINFNTALIKEGIKRLIL; this comes from the coding sequence ATGAACAAGGCCCGACTCAACGAGGTGACCGGCAAGATCGTGGACATTGCCTACAAAATCCACTCCCAGTACGGGCCAGGGTTGCTTGAATCTGCTTACCAGTCGCTGCTGGAATACGAGCTTTCCAAGGCAGGATTGCGGTTTGAATCCCAAAAGGCGATTCCGATCATCCACGAAGGAGTCCACCTTGGTGATGGGTATCGAGCCGATCTTCTTGTCGAAGGGTTGGTCATTGTCGAAGTCAAGTCGATAGAAGCCATCGCCGACGTCCACATCAAGCAGATCCTGACTTATCTGCGATTGAGCGGCGTAAAGGTCGGGCTTTTGATCAATTTCAATACGGCGCTCATCAAAGAGG
- a CDS encoding phosphomannomutase CpsG (capsular polysaccharide biosynthesis protein; catalyzes the formation of D-mannose 6-phosphate from alpha-D-mannose 1-phosphate), whose translation MGQYLACFKAYDVRGIVPDELNPELAYAIGRAYADSTGAKTVCIGYDIRLSGPDLYKALAKGLNEAGVDVVHLGMVGTEMVYFATAFYGYDGGIMITASHNPPQYNGLKMVRQESRPISSDSGLNDIEKRAFDKNWERTGSGKIVEQGVYRDFVAHLLGLIDVNKLKPLKLLLDPGNGSAGVALEALLPHLPLKVEKLRWEPDGHFPHGVPNPILEESRAMAVERMQAEKFDFGVAWDGDYDRCFFLDENGAFIEGYYIVGVLTQALLSVDPDQTIIYDPRLTWNTLDIIKQYGGRGVVCKSGHAFIKEKMRAEDATYGGEMSAHHYFKSHWYCDSGMIPLLLIAQLVSSTGKSLGELVGAMIAAYPCSGEVNTKVDDVQSTLAKVEAHYGPLGGTVDKLDGLSVEFPLWRFNLRGSNTEPLLRLNVETRGDHDLMVRRTQEILNLIGA comes from the coding sequence ATGGGCCAATACCTTGCCTGCTTCAAGGCGTATGACGTTCGTGGCATCGTTCCCGACGAGCTCAACCCCGAGCTTGCCTACGCCATCGGACGCGCTTATGCCGACTCCACCGGCGCAAAAACCGTTTGCATCGGCTACGATATCCGGCTCTCTGGGCCCGACCTCTACAAAGCGCTGGCCAAGGGGTTGAACGAAGCGGGCGTGGACGTCGTGCATCTGGGCATGGTCGGCACGGAGATGGTCTACTTTGCCACCGCGTTCTACGGCTACGACGGCGGCATCATGATCACCGCCAGCCACAACCCGCCCCAATACAACGGCCTCAAAATGGTACGGCAAGAGAGCCGTCCGATTAGCTCCGACTCCGGTCTGAACGACATCGAAAAGCGCGCCTTCGACAAGAATTGGGAGAGGACAGGCTCGGGAAAAATCGTCGAGCAGGGCGTCTATCGGGACTTCGTCGCTCACCTTTTGGGCTTGATCGACGTGAACAAACTCAAGCCGCTCAAGCTCTTGCTCGACCCGGGCAACGGCTCGGCGGGCGTGGCTCTGGAAGCGCTCCTGCCGCACTTGCCGCTCAAAGTGGAAAAGCTGCGCTGGGAGCCCGATGGCCACTTCCCCCACGGCGTCCCCAACCCTATCCTTGAAGAGTCGCGGGCGATGGCGGTGGAGCGGATGCAGGCCGAGAAGTTCGACTTTGGGGTGGCGTGGGACGGCGACTACGACCGCTGTTTCTTCCTTGACGAAAACGGTGCGTTCATCGAGGGCTATTACATCGTTGGCGTGCTTACGCAAGCCTTGCTCAGTGTCGATCCCGACCAGACGATCATCTACGATCCACGCCTCACTTGGAACACGCTGGACATCATCAAGCAGTACGGCGGGCGGGGAGTTGTATGCAAATCGGGGCATGCTTTCATCAAGGAAAAGATGCGCGCCGAAGACGCCACCTACGGCGGCGAAATGAGCGCCCACCACTATTTCAAGAGTCACTGGTATTGCGACAGCGGCATGATCCCGCTGCTGCTGATCGCCCAGCTTGTGTCCTCGACCGGGAAGTCGCTTGGTGAGCTGGTCGGGGCGATGATCGCGGCGTATCCTTGCAGCGGAGAGGTGAACACGAAGGTCGACGACGTGCAGTCAACGCTTGCCAAAGTCGAGGCCCATTACGGCCCGCTTGGTGGCACGGTGGATAAGCTTGACGGGCTGTCGGTGGAGTTTCCGCTGTGGCGGTTCAACCTGAGGGGATCGAATACGGAACCGCTGCTCCGGCTGAATGTGGAGACCCGGGGCGACCACGATCTAATGGTCCGGCGAACGCAGGAGATTTTGAATCTGATCGGTGCATAG
- a CDS encoding isoprenylcysteine carboxylmethyltransferase family protein → MAPLSRREKIEAIVFYAATSLATILWWGLLLANPQSRTPFLGADFADRWLWVLFSPDILSALVMSTVMVWAIVRSHCIAPALAWVHFGAQGYAWVISLGLAVIDSRAYWGVVAMTLSTGPALAFAIRIQGSNILWGAFQFAYREQRTPKEYWTRALKQTFWMWTIFLLLIPAGIALSERALGWDRHWITDNWRFAVAAVLFTLGGSIGLWAGKMMADTGDGTPLPSECTRKLVLSGPYRFIRNPMAMGGTLQGIMVGLAWGSPLIMLYAFIGGVWWEVLVRRLEEAHLEATFGDEYRAYLAQVRCWWIGRSRRMLGFIGHGAAVESQDLPLSV, encoded by the coding sequence ATGGCCCCGCTCAGTCGCCGGGAAAAGATCGAAGCGATCGTTTTCTATGCGGCGACTTCTTTGGCGACGATCTTGTGGTGGGGGCTCCTCCTTGCCAATCCACAGAGTCGAACGCCGTTCTTGGGGGCTGACTTTGCCGACCGCTGGCTGTGGGTGTTGTTTTCGCCGGATATTCTCTCGGCCCTTGTTATGTCCACCGTTATGGTGTGGGCGATTGTCCGATCCCACTGCATCGCGCCAGCCTTGGCTTGGGTGCATTTCGGGGCGCAAGGCTATGCGTGGGTGATCAGCCTTGGCCTTGCAGTGATTGATTCGCGGGCGTACTGGGGTGTCGTGGCCATGACCCTTTCTACCGGCCCTGCCTTGGCGTTTGCGATTCGGATTCAGGGGAGCAACATCTTGTGGGGCGCTTTCCAGTTTGCTTACCGAGAACAGCGGACTCCGAAGGAGTATTGGACGAGGGCTTTGAAGCAGACCTTCTGGATGTGGACGATCTTCTTGCTTTTGATCCCGGCGGGCATCGCATTAAGCGAGCGAGCCTTGGGATGGGATCGGCACTGGATCACGGATAACTGGCGATTTGCTGTTGCCGCAGTTCTGTTCACGTTAGGAGGATCGATAGGGTTGTGGGCTGGAAAAATGATGGCGGATACCGGGGATGGCACACCACTCCCTTCCGAATGCACTCGCAAGCTTGTCCTGTCGGGGCCCTACCGCTTCATTCGCAACCCAATGGCGATGGGGGGCACTCTGCAAGGCATCATGGTCGGGCTTGCTTGGGGTTCGCCGCTGATCATGCTCTATGCGTTCATCGGCGGAGTCTGGTGGGAGGTTCTGGTGCGGCGGCTTGAAGAAGCACACCTTGAGGCCACGTTTGGGGACGAATATCGGGCTTATCTGGCACAAGTGCGGTGTTGGTGGATTGGACGAAGCCGGAGGATGTTAGGCTTTATTGGGCATGGAGCGGCGGTTGAGTCTCAGGATTTGCCTCTGAGCGTCTAA
- a CDS encoding deoxyribonuclease IV translates to MPAKLLGAHMPTSGGLGMAVRRGKEIGCTAIQVFTSSPQQWKAKEITDKMVEDFKAAKAETGINFVVSHDSYLVNLCAPTDENKEKSINGLKAELNRCHQYGIPYAVSHMGSHMGQGEEEGLRIVAESAKIVLDETPDDVTILMETTAGQGSALDYKFEHLAWLLEAMKGHPRLCVCLDTCHIFVAGYDISTEEGYAKTFDEFDRLVGMDRLKVIHCNDTKKPLGSKVDRHEAIGKGFIGPKAFELIVNDPRFENVPILLETPEAEAMHQVNLEVLMSLRK, encoded by the coding sequence ATGCCAGCAAAGCTTCTTGGCGCGCACATGCCCACTTCGGGCGGACTCGGGATGGCCGTTCGTCGCGGCAAAGAGATCGGCTGCACCGCCATCCAAGTCTTCACCTCCAGCCCGCAGCAGTGGAAGGCCAAAGAGATCACCGACAAGATGGTCGAGGACTTCAAGGCCGCCAAAGCCGAGACCGGAATCAACTTCGTCGTGAGCCACGACAGCTACCTTGTCAACCTCTGCGCCCCGACCGATGAGAATAAAGAAAAGAGCATTAACGGGCTCAAGGCTGAGCTGAACCGCTGCCATCAGTACGGTATTCCTTATGCGGTTTCGCACATGGGCTCGCACATGGGTCAGGGCGAAGAGGAGGGCCTGCGCATCGTCGCCGAATCAGCAAAGATCGTGCTGGACGAAACACCCGACGACGTGACCATCCTCATGGAGACCACTGCCGGGCAGGGCAGCGCGCTGGACTACAAGTTTGAACATCTGGCCTGGCTGCTGGAAGCCATGAAGGGGCATCCCCGGCTGTGCGTCTGCCTGGACACCTGCCATATCTTCGTCGCGGGCTACGACATCTCCACCGAAGAGGGCTACGCCAAGACCTTCGACGAATTCGACCGGCTGGTCGGAATGGACCGCCTTAAGGTGATCCACTGCAACGACACCAAAAAGCCGCTCGGCAGCAAGGTGGATCGGCATGAAGCGATCGGGAAGGGGTTCATAGGGCCGAAGGCGTTTGAGCTGATAGTGAATGATCCGAGGTTTGAGAACGTGCCGATCCTGCTGGAAACTCCGGAAGCGGAAGCCATGCACCAGGTGAACCTGGAAGTTCTCATGAGCTTGCGGAAATAG